A single window of Syngnathus acus chromosome 23, fSynAcu1.2, whole genome shotgun sequence DNA harbors:
- the ptprb gene encoding receptor-type tyrosine-protein phosphatase beta isoform X1 — MGAPRIAVVVWMLQVLIGSAGTDETRHACRPSVMDVMSGWDGMRLTVSARGRNCSLAVRCADAAEDIRCARRSREEGRADAEANVTASAWPAGAVVFTCDLRHMEPGSAYLLQVHAGGATPEVANVSVHTCPSAPSGLSVTSRRSDSLGLSWQAGPGRTQRFRLLVWEHSVLPLLNETLESTATWRAVGDLTPGRRYNITLATEAGGLRNHSSIRTQTAPAAVADLTAEADGASLRLSWRGPAGEADALVVSLRSDDSAPLQTILRPDAGGVAVAGPTPGSAYRVTVSTRSGELINSSEIDARTAPAPVSLLALTPSALGGLLLSWAPPAGHWDGYGLILRDGSREVVAAVDLPKEAVNFTFPGTGLLPGRRYRATLAVKSGRLAAESSCDGNMLPAPAYDLHIRHADETSLSAMWSHAPSGWRDAYFLTLVHGDVTVDTRALEPHVRECTFNVLTPGRIYNITVTARSGNLNASVFVEGRTVPMALSAMTLRSVAVDSLQASWEKPRGDVDSYELALLQDSVVVQNHSVALPVGPASLLLCGLTPGALYRLGAVAVSGGVRSKVTSLEGRTTPASASEVTAVNGGRADTLRVSWRPALGALDTYLVRLEDGAGTALHSQAVSRHSAPECSFGSLTAGRMYAVVIVTRSGGLENATRVHARTQPAPAQNPTAVHSARDGFLKVYWRPASGDVSAYVVALWYNGSVAQQQSVPPARSDCVFGSLTPGRLYTVTVATWSGDLVSSAATDGRTLPACVSNLSLSNAGSGELTVTWSPAPGDVDHYEITLLFNDTRVFPPLTLDSAARRHRFTSLTAGRLYKTVVSAVSGPNQRALFVQGRTVPAAVTDLRLTPRRPPADGGLTARWTPALGDVDVYVVSLSAAARGEVAESRLVPDHVSSLDFLDLIPGQAYNITVQSRSGELTNSEATSGRTAPAPVSGLQADKEHTPHGLTVTWERPAGRYDAFRLLLADGATLADLTLPAAARSHRLDGLMAGRWYGVTVLTLSGGVASAPVTAEGQTRPAAVSNLTVTSANSSSLGFSWRHTDGHVDIYEASLFARDDEERETAGGKQQVWGEPAGVQKVSPGVDACLFTGLQAGSLHRLQVVSWSRHLSSDSAVVARTAPSPVRGLRLDSSGETDKLASSWSHGDGRRSAYQVTLTEASGAVAGARLLGAERSAHVFAGLLPGRLYRLDVVTRSGEMSSNASALARTAPAPPTRLAIEQGPDNETLELAWAGPASGDYDSFAVAWTPPDRLAVARSGPTARLLAGAFPGRRYDFTVATVSGAAGGPVATSRPIRTTVTTRPSPLRSLRCVPVSSSSVSCRWSPPVSDLDSFEVECRRHDDGELTSAVRLGAAVTAVTLDRLDAFRKYVVTVRAASHGRTGAPSTRTAVTMIDRPPAPPPGVSVSAAQVTWSSVLFRFNCSWFSDVNGAVRYFAVIVAQSDAHEVLLPEQRHPLPSYRHYVNNASVRAYQSAYFLNRCPRDASTTAGQSVEVNLGAGGDRLGGPCDRSRDNSYLGESFGDFCDGPLKQRTSYRLSVRAFTRLFDENGREFPQPLFSDTYLSAPLRTPAEPLGGAVEGASTCTFALGVMVTLASLLLYRRRVRKVAAAQENPLVRVNLWKEPHSTATYLGVKSSARRVSSPVKAAHFESHLSKLQADAGVLMSEEFEELKEAGRSQPAEAARLPDNRAKNRYNNILPYDSTRVKLSCLDDDSCSDYINASYVPGYNFRREYVATQGPLPATKNDFWRMLWEHGVRVVVMVTQCVEKGRVKCERYWPCYDETAYYGELLVQMTSESVLPEWTVRDFRISPERGGAPRAIRHFHFTVWPDHGVPEGTHALVQFVRTVREFADRSATAGPTVVHCSAGVGRTGTFVALDRLLQQLDGKSGVDVYGCVFDLRLHRQHMVQTECQYALLHQCVRDVLRARKHQSDYAIYENFDPDLCRRELIYSGR, encoded by the exons ATGGGGGCGCCACGCATCGCTGTTGTCGTGTGGATGCTGCAG GTTCTGATTGGCTCAGCCGGGACAGATGAGACGCGGCACGCTTGTCGCCCGTCCGTCATGGATGTGATGTCCGGTTGGGATGGGATGCGGCTAACTGTAAGCGCGCGAGGGCGCAACTGCTCCCTGGCCGTGCGGTGTGCGGACGCCGCCGAAGACATCCGTTGCGCCCGAAGAAGCCGCGAAGAAGGACGAGCCGATGCGGAGGCCAACGTGACGGCGAGTGCGTGGCCGGCGGGTGCCGTCGTCTTCACCTGCGACTTGCGTCACATGGAACCGGGAAGCGCCTACCTGCTGCAGGTCCACGCTGGCGGCGCCACGCCGGAAGTGGCCAACGTCAGCGTGCACACCT GCCCTTCGGCCCCATCAGGCCTGAGCGTGACTTCCAGGcggagcgacagcctgggacTTTCCTGGCAGGCGGGCCCAGGCCGGACTCAGCGTTTCAGGCTGCTCGTGTGGGAGCATTCTG TGCTCCCGCTGCTGAACGAGACGCTGGAGAGCACCGCCACCTGGCGCGCCGTCGGCGACCTCACGCCGGGCAGGCGCTACAACATTACCCTGGCGACGGAGGCCGGCGGACTGCGCAACCACTCCAGCATCCGCACGCAAACAG CGCCGGCCGCCGTCGCCGACCTGACGGCCGAAGCCGACGGCGCCTCTTTGCGCTTGTCGTGGCGAGGGCCGGCGGGCGAGGCGGACGCTCTGGTGGTGTCGCTGCGTTCGGACGACTCCGCCCCGCTCCAGACGATTCTGCGGCCCGACGCCGGCGGGGTGGCGGTGGCCGGGCCGACGCCCGGCTCAGCCTATCGCGTGACGGTGAGCACCCGCAGCGGCGAGCTCATCAACTCGTCGGAGATCGACGCTCGCACAG CGCCGGCGCCGGTGTCGCTCCTGGCATTGACGCCCTCCGCCCTGGGGGGTCTCCTCTTGTCATGGGCACCCCCCGCCGGGCACTGGGACGGCTACGGGCTCATCCTCCGTGACGGCTCGCGGGAAGTAGTCGCCGCCGTCGACCTGCCCAAGGAGGCCGTCAACTTCACCTTCCCCGGGACCGGACTGCTTCCCGGACGGCGCTACCGAGCCACGCTGGCCGTCAAAAGTGGACGGCTGGCCGCAGAAAGCAGCTGTGACGGAAACATGC TTCCGGCGCCCGCGTACGACCTCCACATCCGGCACGCCGACGAAACGTCCTTGAGCGCCATGTGGAGCCACGCCCCCTCCGGGTGGCGGGACGCTTACTTCCTGACCCTGGTCCACG GTGACGTCACTGTGGACACCAGGGCGCTGGAGCCTCACGTGAGGGAGTGCACCTTTAACGTGCTCACGCCCGGGAGGATTTACAACATCACTGTGACGGCCAGGAGCGGAAACCTCAACGCGTCTGTCTTTGTGGAGGGGCGGACAG TTCCTATGGCGTTGAGCGCCATGACACTGCGCAGCGTGGCCGTGGACAGCCTGCAGGCGTCCTGGGAAAAACCACGCGGGGACGTCGACTCGTACGAGCTGGCGCTACTCCAGGACAG TGTTGTCGTTCAGAACCACAGTGTTGCGCTTCCGGTTGGCCCCGCCTCCTTGCTGCTTTGCGGTCTCACGCCCGGCGCCCTATACAGGCTGGGGGCTGTGGCGGTCAGCGGCGGCGTGCGCTCCAAAGTCACAAGTCTGGAGGGACGGACAA CTCCGGCATCCGCGAGCGAGGTCACGGCGGTGAACGGTGGCCGTGCGGATACGCTGCGCGTGTCCTGGCGGCCGGCGCTCGGCGCGCTTGACACTTACCTGGTCCGCCTCGAGGACGGCGCGGGAACGGCGCTTCACTCTCAGGCCGTGTCGCGCCACTCGGCGCCCGAGTGCTCCTTTGGCTCCCTGACGGCCGGACGCATGTACGCTGTCGTCATTGTGACCAGGAGCGGCGGCCTGGAGAACGCCACCCGGgttcacgcacgcacac AACCCGCCCCGGCGCAGAACCCGACGGCCGTCCACTCGGCAAGGGACGGCTTCCTCAAG GTGTACTGGCGACCCGCGTCGGGCGACGTGAGCGCGTACGTGGTGGCGCTGTGGTACAACGGCAGCGTGGCCCAGCAGCAGAGCGTGCCGCCCGCGCGCAGCGACTGCGTCTTCGGCTCGCTCACGCCCGGCCGCCTTTACACCGTCACCGTAGCCACGTGGAGCGGAGACCTCGTCAGCAGCGCCGCCACAGACGGACGCACCT TGCCAGCCTGTGTGTCCAATCTGTCACTGAGCAATGCAGGATCAGGTGAGCTGACCGTCACCTGGAGCCCCGCCCCCGGAGATGTGGATCACTACGAG ATCACACTGCTGTTCAACGACACGCGCGTCTTTCCGCCACTCACGTTGGACAGCGCCGCGCGACGCCACCGATTCACGTCGCTGACGGCGGGACGCCTCTACAAGACGGTGGTGTCCGCTGTCAGCGGGCCCAACCAGAGGGCGCTCTTCGTCCAGGGACGCACAG TCCCTGCCGCCGTGACGGACCTCCGCCTGACGCCACGGCGCCCCCCCGCTGACGGAGGACTGACGGCCAGGTGGACGCCGGCGCTCGGAGACGTGGACGTGTACGTCGTGTCGCTGTCGGCCGCCGCACGGG GCGAGGTGGCGGAGTCTCGGCTCGTCCCCGATCACGTCTCGTCTCTGGACTTCTTGGATCTGATCCCGGGCCAGGCCTATAATATCACCGTGCAATCGCGAAGCGGGGAGCTGACCAATAGCGAGGCGACGTCCGGCCGCACGG CCCCGGCGCCCGTGAGCGGGCTGCAGGCGGACAAGGAGCACACGCCGCACGGCCTGACGGTCACGTGGGAGCGGCCGGCGGGACGCTACGACGCCTTCAGGCTGCTGCTCGCCGACGGCGCCACGCTGGCCGACCTGACGCTGCCGGCCGCCGCCCGCTCGCATCGCCTGGACGGGCTGATGGCCGGGAGGTGGTACGGCGTGACCGTGCTCACGCTCAGCGGGGGCGTGGCCTCCGCCCCAGTCACGGCCGAAGGGCAAACAC GTCCCGCCGCCGTGAGCAACTTAACAGTGACGTCTGCCAACTCGTCGTCCCTGGGCTTCTCGTGGCGCCACACGGACGGGCACGTCGACATCTACGAGGCGTCGCTCTTCGCTCGGGATGACGAAGAGCGGGAAACGGCCGGCGGGAAGCAGCAG GTTTGGGGCGAGCCGGCGGGCGTGCAGAAGGTGTCGCCGGGCGTGGACGCGTGCCTTTTCACGGGCCTGCAGGCGGGAAGTCTGCACCGGCTGCAGGTGGTCAGCTGGAGTCGACACCTGAGCAGCGACTCGGCCGTCGTCGCCAGAACCG CACCCTCTCCCGTCCGCGGCCTGCGGCTGGACAGTTCCGGGGAGACGGACAAACTGGCAAGCAGCTGGAGCCACGGCGACGGCCGGCGGAGCGCCTACCAG GTGACCTTGACGGAGGCGTCGGGCGCTGTGGCGGGAGCCCGGCTGCTGGGGGCGGAGCGGAGCGCTCACGTGTTTGCGGGGCTGCTTCCCGGGAGACTCTACCGCCTTGACGTGGTCACGCGCAGCGGCGAGATGAGCAGCAACGCCTCGGCGCTCGCACGCACCG CTCCAGCCCCGCCCACCCGGCTGGCGATCGAGCAAGGCCCGGACAACGAGACGCTGGAGCTGGCGTGGGCAGGCCCCGCCTCCGGCGACTACGACAGCTTCGCCGTGGCGTGGACGCCCCCCGACCGCTTGGCGGTCGCTCGCTCGGGCCCGACCGCTCGTCTGCTGGCCGGCGCCTTTCCGGGCCGACGCTACGACTTCACCGTGGCCACCGTGAGCGGGGCGGCGGGCGGGCCAGTGGCCACCAGCCGGCCGATCCGGACCACCGTCACGACAA GGCCGTCCCCTCTGCGCTCCCTCCGCTGCGTCCCCGTGTCGTCGTCGTCCGTGTCCTGCCGGTGGTCTCCCCCTGTGTCCGACTTGGACTCGTTCGAGGTGGAGTGTCGTCGCCACGACGACGGGGAGTTGACATCGGCCGTGCGTCTGGGGGCCGCCGTCACGGCGGTCACCCTGGACCGATTGGACGCCTTCAGGAAGTACGTGGTCACCGTGAGGGCGGCGTCGCACGGACGCACCGGCGCGCCCAGCACACGCACGGCCGTCACCATGATCGACC GTCCCCCGGCCCCGCCCCCCGGCGTCAGCGTGAGCGCGGCCCAGGTGACGTGGTCGTCCGTCTTGTTTCGCTTCAACTGCTCGTGGTTCAGCGACGTCAACGGCGCCGTCAGATACTTTGCCGTCATCGTGGCTCAGTCGGACG CCCACGAGGTCCTGCTGCCCGAGCAGCGCCACCCACTGCCCTCCTACCGCCATTATGTCAACAACGCCTCGGTCAGGGCCTACCAGAGCGCCTACTTCCTCAACAGATGCCCACGAGATGCCAGCACCACAGCCGGCCAG TCGGTGGAGGTCAACTTGGGGGCGGGAGGCGACCGACTGGGCGGGCCCTGTGATCGTTCCCGTGACAACTCCTACTTGGGCGAGAGCTTTGGAGACTTCTGCGACGGCCCGCTCAAGCAGAGAACTTCTTACAG ACTCAGCGTGCGAGCGTTCACGCGACTGTTTGACGAAAACGGCAGAGAGTTTCCTCAGCCGCTCTTCAGCGACACCTACCTGTCCGCCCCGCTCAGGACGCCCGCAG AGCCACTAGGGGGCGCGGTGGAGGGAGCCAGCACCTGCACGTTCGCATTAGGCGTGATGGTGACCCTGGCGTCGCTGCTGCTGTACCGCCGGCGAGTGAGGAAAGT tgCGGCGGCGCAGGAGAACCCACTGGTCAGGGTCAATCTGTGGAAGGAGCCGCATAGCACCGCCACGTACCTGGGCGTCAAGAG CAGCGCTCGTCGTGTCTCCAG TCCGGTGAAAGCCGCTCACTTTGAGTCTCACCTGTCGAAGCTCCAAGCGGACGCCGGCGTTCTGATGTCAGAGGAGTTTGAG GAGCTGAAGGAGGCGGGTCGCAGTCAGCCGGCGGAGGCGGCGCGCCTGCCCGACAACCGCGCCAAGAACCGCTACAACAACATCTTGCCGT ATGATTCCACACGGGTCAAGCTGTCATGTCTGGACGACGACTCGTGCTCCGACTATATTAACGCCAGCTACGTGCCG GGTTACAACTTCCGTCGCGAGTACGTGGCCACGCAAGGCCCGCTGCCCGCCACCAAGAACGACTTCTGGAGGATGCTGTGGGAACACGGCGTGCGTGTCGTCGTCATGGTGACGCAGTGCGTGGAGAAGGGACGG GTCAAGTGCGAGCGCTACTGGCCTTGCTACGATGAGACGGCGTACTACGGCGAGCTGCTGGTCCAGATGACGTCCGAGTCGGTTCTTCCCGAGTGGACGGTCCGCGACTTCCGGATTTCCCcg GAGAGAGGCGGAGCCCCCCGTGCCATCCGCCACTTCCACTTCACCGTTTGGCCCGACCACGGAGTCCCCGAGGGCACGCACGCCCTAGTCCAATTTGTCAGGACCGTGCGAGAATTCGCGGACCGCTCGGCCACCGCCGGGCCCACCGTGGTCCACTGCAG CGCCGGCGTGGGCCGCACGGGGACCTTCGTCGCGCTGGACCGCCTGCTGCAGCAGCTGGACGGCAAAAGCGGCGTGGACGTGTACGGCTGCGTCTTTGACCTGCGCCTCCACCGCCAGCACATGGTCCAGACCGAG TGCCAGTACGCCCTCCTGCATCAATGCGTGCGCGATGTGCTGAGAGCACGCAAACATCAGAGCGACTACGCCATCTATGAAAACTTTGACCCAGACTTGTGCCGCCGCG AGCTGATCTACTCGGGCCGCTGA